From the Mesorhizobium koreense genome, the window CACCTCGAAATTCATCATCTTCTTCATGGTGAAGATGCCCATCGACATCCAAACCGCCGCGATGCCCAGCAGCAGATGACCGGTGCTCGTGGTGAAAAGCGGCATGATGTAGGAAGGGCTCGAAATGTAGACCAGCCCGGCGACGATGATCGGGAGCGCGCCGATGATTGCGGCTGAAGCTTTTGCCTCCATCGCCAGCGCCTGGATCTTCGCCTTCATCTTCTTGCGGTCGCGCAGGACGCGCGAAAGGTTGCCGAGCGCCTCGGAGAGATTGCCGCCGGCCTGGCTCTGTATCTGGATGACGATGCCGAAGAAACTCGCTTCCGGGCAGGGCATGGTCTCCGACATGCGCATCGCCGCGTCGGGGATGGACAAGCCCATCTGCTGGGATTCGACGATGCGGCGGAATTCGGCCCGCACCGGCTCCCGCGACTCGCTCGCGATCAGGCGTACGGCGTCGTTCAAGGGCAGGCCGGATTTGACAGCGCGGACGATGACGTCGAGGGCGTTCGGAAATTCGTTGAGGAAGGCCTTTATCCGGCGCTTACGGATAAACATCACCAGCCATCTCGGGATGCCGAAGGCTCCGGCGAGCAGCGCGCCGGGAACGACGTAGAGCGGGGCGCCGACCAGGAACACAATCGTCGAGAGGAAGAGGCCGCAAAGCGCGGAGTACAGGTAGAACCGCTCCATGGAGAGATGCAGGCCGGCCTGACGTATCTGCACCTTCAGGGGCGGTTTCTTGACGCTCCGGTCCTTCACCTTCTGCTTCTCGTCCAGTTCCTTCAGCGATTCCTGGATCGACTTGCGGCGCTTGGCGACTTCGGCCAGGCGGTCGCGAGAAGCCTTCACGCTAAGGCGGTCGGTGTCGGCGCTTTTCACCGTCCGGAGACGCTTTTCCGCCTTCTGTTCGTTCGAGATGCGCGTGAACAGGAAGGCATAGGCGACGGCGCCCGCGCTGCTCCCGGCAAGGAGCACGAAGAGAAGGACGGTGCCGTCGATACCGAACATTTCCTACTTGCCCAACTTCTCAAAAGCGGTCACTCGGCCCGCTTTTCCATGGCCTCGAGAGCGCCGGCCAGACGCTGCTCCTCGTTGTAGTAGCGCGCCCTCTCCCAGAAATGCGGCCGGCCGATGCCGGTCGAAACATGCTCGCCGATCAACCTGCCCGAGGAGTCCTCGCCCTTGATGTTGTAGACGACGATGTCCTGGGTGATGACGACGTCCCCTTCCATGCCGACCACCTCGGTGATGTGCGTGATGCGGCGGGAGCCGTCGCGAAGACGGGCGGCCTGGATGATGACGTCGATCGAGCCGGTGATGATCTCGCGCACCGTCTTCGGCGGCAGCGAATAGCCGCCCATGGCGATCATCGATTCCATACGGTTCAGGCATTCGCGCGGAGAGTTCGAGTGGATGGTGCCCATCGAACCGTCGTGGCCAGTGTTCATCGCCTGCAGGAGATCGAATACCTCGGGTCCGCGTACCTCGCCCACGATGATCCGTTCCGGACGCATACGCAGGCAGTTCTTGACGAGATCGCGCATCGTCACCTCACCCTCCCCTTCGAGGTTCGGCGGACGCGTTTCGAGGCGCACGGTATGCGGCTGCTGGAGCTGCAGTTCGGCGGAGTCCTCGCAGGTGATGATGCGCTCGTCGCGATCGATATAGTTGGTCAGGCAGTTGAGGAGCGTCGTCTTGCCCGATCCGGTGCCGCCCGAGATAACGACATTGCAGCGCACGCGCCCGATGATCTTGAGGATCTCCGCGCCGGGTGGCGAAATAGCGCCGAACTTGACGAGCTGGTCGAGCGTCAGCTTGTCCTTCTTGAACTTGCGGATGGTGAGCGCGGTCCCGTCGATGGAAAGCGGCGGGGCGATGACGTTGACGCGGCTGCCGTCCGGCAGGCGGGCGTCGCAGATCGGGCTCGATTCGTCTACGCGGCGTCCGACCTGGCTGACGATGCGCTGACAGACGTTGAGGAGCTGCTGATTGTCGCGGAACCGGATACCGGTCTGCTCGACCTTGCCGTTGACCTCGATATAGACCTGCTTGGCGCCGTTGACCATGATGTCGGCGATGTCGTCGCGCGCGAGCAGCGGCTCGAGGGGGCCGTAGCCGAGCACGTCGTTGCAGATATCCTCGAGCAGTTCCTCCTGCTCGGAGATCGACATCGCGAAATTCTTGATCGCGATGATGTCGTTGACGATGTCGCGGATTTCCTCGCGTGCGCTGTCTGGATCGAGCTTGGCAAGCTGCGAGAGATCGATCGTGTCGATGAGCGCGGAGAAGACCTGGCTCTTCGTGTCGTAATAGGATTCGCTGCGTTCGCGCGCCATCGGGCGGGATGCAGGAGCGGAAGGCGCCTGCTGCGGCACTCTGGGCGCTGCCGGCGCGACCGCGGCTCGCGGCTCGCTTTGACGCGGCTCGGGCGGACGCGGCGCGGCGACGGCCACGTCGCCGGACAGAGACGTCGGATGGATATCCGGCACGCCTCTGTCTCCTGGGTTGTTGCCTCGCTTACCAAACATGACGGCTGAACCAGTCCAATCGAGCAGACACTATTTCTTCGCCTTGAGCGCCTTCATCCGGCCGAGAAGATTTCCCAGGCCGGGCTTCTTCTTCGCCTTCACTTCGCTTCGTCCGGTCAGGACGTGGGCCATCTCTACCATCGAGTTAACGATCGCATGCTTAGCATCCATCTCGCCGAGCATGCGGCCGTTATTGGCGGCGTTGCCGAAAAGTTGTGGGTCGAAGGGGATGACCGCGAGTGGGGTCAACTCCAACGGTTCCGCGAATTCCTTGGCGGATATCTCGGGGCGTTTGGGAACGCCGACCTGGTTGACGATGAGATGTGGCGGAGCGTCGTTCGGACGCAGCTTCCTCAGCGTGTCGATCAAATTCTTGGCGTTGCGGAGATTGGCAAGTTCCGGCGTGGCGGTGATCACGATCTCGTCGGCCTGGGAGAGCGTCGTGCGTGTCCAGCCGTTCCAGACATGCGGAATGTCGAGAACAAGCTGCGGCGCGCTGCGCTGCGCGATCTCGATGAGCTGGGAGAACGCGTCGCCGTCGAAATCGTACACGCGCTCAAGAGTGGAGGGCGCGGCAAGCAGCGACAGGTGCTCGGCGCATTGGGCGAGCAGCCGGTCGAGATAGACCTCGTCGATGCGCTCCGGCGAGAATACGGCCTCGGCAATACCCTGCGCCGGATCCTGGTCGAAGTTGATATTCGCCGTTCCGAAGGCGAGGTCCATATCGGCGACCACGACCTCGGTACTGAAAAGGGTAGACATGCTCCAGGCGACGTTATGCGCGATGGTCGAGGAGCCGACGCCGCCCTTGGCCCCGATAAAGGCGATGGAGCGGCCCATGGGATCGGCTTCCGGATCGATGAATATCGCCGATATGACCGCGACGATATCGGCCATCGAAACCGGAGCTACGACATATTCGGAGATGCCGGAGCGGATCAGTTCGCGGTAGAGCCATACGTCGTTGTAGTGGCCGATGATGACGACCTTGGAACTCGGATCGCATACTTCCGAAAGCTGCCGGAGCGATGCGAGCAGTTCCTTGGGCTCGCGACGTGATTCCAGAAGGATGAGGTTAGGCGTCGGCGCC encodes:
- a CDS encoding type II secretion system F family protein — its product is MFGIDGTVLLFVLLAGSSAGAVAYAFLFTRISNEQKAEKRLRTVKSADTDRLSVKASRDRLAEVAKRRKSIQESLKELDEKQKVKDRSVKKPPLKVQIRQAGLHLSMERFYLYSALCGLFLSTIVFLVGAPLYVVPGALLAGAFGIPRWLVMFIRKRRIKAFLNEFPNALDVIVRAVKSGLPLNDAVRLIASESREPVRAEFRRIVESQQMGLSIPDAAMRMSETMPCPEASFFGIVIQIQSQAGGNLSEALGNLSRVLRDRKKMKAKIQALAMEAKASAAIIGALPIIVAGLVYISSPSYIMPLFTTSTGHLLLGIAAVWMSMGIFTMKKMMNFEV
- a CDS encoding CpaF family protein; this translates as MFGKRGNNPGDRGVPDIHPTSLSGDVAVAAPRPPEPRQSEPRAAVAPAAPRVPQQAPSAPASRPMARERSESYYDTKSQVFSALIDTIDLSQLAKLDPDSAREEIRDIVNDIIAIKNFAMSISEQEELLEDICNDVLGYGPLEPLLARDDIADIMVNGAKQVYIEVNGKVEQTGIRFRDNQQLLNVCQRIVSQVGRRVDESSPICDARLPDGSRVNVIAPPLSIDGTALTIRKFKKDKLTLDQLVKFGAISPPGAEILKIIGRVRCNVVISGGTGSGKTTLLNCLTNYIDRDERIITCEDSAELQLQQPHTVRLETRPPNLEGEGEVTMRDLVKNCLRMRPERIIVGEVRGPEVFDLLQAMNTGHDGSMGTIHSNSPRECLNRMESMIAMGGYSLPPKTVREIITGSIDVIIQAARLRDGSRRITHITEVVGMEGDVVITQDIVVYNIKGEDSSGRLIGEHVSTGIGRPHFWERARYYNEEQRLAGALEAMEKRAE
- a CDS encoding AAA family ATPase — encoded protein: MSNLAYESAPDREETQQQDVAAMNALRPVPRISIQAFCETEGVSGPIERAGEDRRMAKAHLKVHMGGIETAIEFYRSAPTPNLILLESRREPKELLASLRQLSEVCDPSSKVVIIGHYNDVWLYRELIRSGISEYVVAPVSMADIVAVISAIFIDPEADPMGRSIAFIGAKGGVGSSTIAHNVAWSMSTLFSTEVVVADMDLAFGTANINFDQDPAQGIAEAVFSPERIDEVYLDRLLAQCAEHLSLLAAPSTLERVYDFDGDAFSQLIEIAQRSAPQLVLDIPHVWNGWTRTTLSQADEIVITATPELANLRNAKNLIDTLRKLRPNDAPPHLIVNQVGVPKRPEISAKEFAEPLELTPLAVIPFDPQLFGNAANNGRMLGEMDAKHAIVNSMVEMAHVLTGRSEVKAKKKPGLGNLLGRMKALKAKK